The genomic segment ATCTGTGTTCATTCGCGGTTAGTTTGATAGTGTCAACATGTAATGTAACTGTCTCTTCTAAACCAAACCTTTATGGATAATCGCTAAATGGTTGTTAATGATGCAAACTGAAATATCTATCATAATACCCACACTTAACGAAGAAAAATATCTGGATACAACACTTAAAGCACTGATAAACCAGAATACTAATGTCCCATATGAAATAATTGTATCAGACGGCGGCAGTGATGATGGCACCATTGGAATTGCAAAACTCTACACTGATAAGGTGATTCACTGCAAAGAGGTTGGTATAGGATATGGCAGACACTTTGGTGCATTGAAGGCATCTGATAGCAGCAAGTACTTCGTGTTTGTTGACTCAGATACGATACTGCCTAGCTATTTTCTTGCCTGGATGTATGATCGGTTCATGAACAACCCTGGTGTTGTTGCCTTTTCGACACATTTCGATTTCTCTGAACAGTCGCAGCAGTTGAAGCTCGCACAACAGGTTTCGAACCATTATTTTGAAATGCGGGACAAACTTTTCACGACAACACTTCCAGGATTCATCACATGCGTGCGCAAAGATTCTTACTTTAAATGTGGAGGCTACCGTAATGTCTTACTTGAAGATGTGGATTTTAGCAGGCGGATCTGCAAGGAAGGTGAATTGAGATATTACAAGGATATCACGGTTATAAATTCATCCAGGCGGCTTGAAAATATGGGACTTATTGGAACTATATACTACTATGCCCAACTTGATATTGGAAGAAAAATCGATTCTACAATTGTCGATAAGATTAAAAACAAACTCGGTATTGCAGACCTTCGTGAATATATTGGCATACGTGAGTGACCCGACTTAATAAAAATTATCCCCTCAAAACGCATGCGAGATATTGGATTCCAAGTTTGACAGATGGTAGTCTTTTTTGAAGATTATGAAGCTTCCCTGGTCCAAAACTATGCAATTTTGTCAGGAAAAACCATTCAACAGTTTAAATTTTATCATCCAAATTCTATGAAAACCACTGTTTTTAATCAAAATCAGCACCTTACTAAACTCGTAAAAGCCATGGAGGACATAACTAATAAATCCAAACATGCAGCATACTGCTTGATGTCCTTATATCTGCGATTGTTCCATTAATGCTGACAGCCGCTTTTTTAGGAATTGTGATCTGTTCATGCTGCATCTCAACATGTTTTTCTATGGATGGCAGGGCACGGTA from the Methanosarcinales archaeon genome contains:
- a CDS encoding glycosyltransferase — translated: MMQTEISIIIPTLNEEKYLDTTLKALINQNTNVPYEIIVSDGGSDDGTIGIAKLYTDKVIHCKEVGIGYGRHFGALKASDSSKYFVFVDSDTILPSYFLAWMYDRFMNNPGVVAFSTHFDFSEQSQQLKLAQQVSNHYFEMRDKLFTTTLPGFITCVRKDSYFKCGGYRNVLLEDVDFSRRICKEGELRYYKDITVINSSRRLENMGLIGTIYYYAQLDIGRKIDSTIVDKIKNKLGIADLREYIGIRE